TATTATCGCCACCCCAAACATTTGCGATGCACCAATACACAAAAAAGCGAAGCACCAATACACAAAAAGCGAAGCACCAATCAAAATTCAATATAAATCGTCCGCGGTCGGGCGGACGATGTCGTTGGGGGTCACATTACGTACATGTAGGGGTTGCGTAACTTGCATACTTCAGATTTACAGAATCGTTCTAAAGGAGTATATAGACTGGGCAGTGGTTCAAGTGCGAATCAAGCATGATCGAACTTGCGTCCACCCTCCACAGACCGTCCGGATACATATTCTTGTCGTATTTGATCTCAAACAACAGTGGCCAAAAGTAGGCAAAATCACCCGTAGCTGAGTGCCTCCCATCCGGCCTCAATCGCACTCACATCTTGCAGCAATGAATGAGATTTGAAGGCACGGACGATGCCATTCGGCACGTTGCTGCCATACCCGATACTGTCCAGCTGGTCTTCAATAGATAGTATTTTTTCCGttcttttcatttcttctttaatCCATTTCTCGCGCTGCTCCAAGTgctctttctgtgcttgagcgaGCATATCAAAATGCACCCCTTTGACTTGCATCCCCGTCAAAGTTTCGATGGCGTCACTTGCCTGTCCTTCTCTTAGCTTCGTCTTCAGCGATGACAACAAGTGGTTGAATTCCTTCAACTCCTTTCTCCCGAGGGAAAGAGCCGTTTTTCTGCAACGAGAAAACTTCATACAATGACCATTTCTTAGTAGGAGAAATCAACGCTTGATAAAAGTGGGCGCACCAGCAAATCACTTTTTATACCAGGCCGGTGATAGATTAGGTTGATTTTGTGTGACAAAACCCTCACTCCAAACTGTGGTGGGTCAGCTGAGAATCTGAACCCAATAACCAACCTAAGTGTAGGGGACGGAGGCTATTGAATGACTGAGCTCAACTCGACACGTCGAATGCTGTCGACGAACTCTAAGAAGAATATCTCAGTGTTCAAACATACCTTTGTGCCTCTTGCCATATCAAGGCGTTTCTGTCGTTAGGGACATTCACAACCAGGTCCCTGACCTCTATCCACCTTTCTCGCACCGTCTGGAGTAGCGTCCGAGTACCTCTGCATTCCAACACACCGGACTTCACCATGAAGTTTTCCAACAACATCTTCAATCGGTCAGTTCGTACAAGGGCTGCATCGGTTGCTAAAAGCACCTCTTGTAACACCCCATTCAATTTGAACGTAAAAGATGATGCGTCTTTCAAAAATGTAACCTCAGTGTGCAACTCAGAATAAAGAATTTCGCATTCTTTAGCCAAATCTGTGAGTGTGTCTAGTTTCGACTGTTCAGTTAACTTTTTATTCCTTGCTTCAAGTAATGACCGTTGAGCTCTTTCCTTATCACTTTGTGCATCTGACATTTCTTTCCTCGCTCTAGACTTCTGATTGTCGTAGCTGCGCCATGCATCCTGCCATATATGGTCTGCAAAAACGTACCACCATTGATATTCCGGCGTTTTCACTTCACGAAAATCACGTTCTGCGCGCTGAAACGTGTCGTCTGCCTGACTCTCTCGACGTCTGGACGCCTCTTCCTCATTCTCGTGTTGGGTGATATTCTTCTCGCACTTGCCGattcctgatttcaaagatggtatCTTTTTCGCAATGTCGTTCCTCTTCTCTTGCTTAGATTCCAtctctctttttttctgttcGAACAATTGATTCACGCATTTGGTCATTGTCTCCACAGATTCGTGAAATTTTCCCCCATCTTTCCGGATTGTCATCACGACTGCAATGGCGTCATTGCTACGGCCGTGTTGGATATGGTCACTGAGGCTGGTCAGCATGGAAACCAACTCATCATTTCGTTGCCACGCGGTCACCTCCATCCTGAACAGCGCTGAAACAGCAATACCGCGTAATAAAAACTCACTGCGTGTGTTATACCGGGAAACCGCAGAACGAAAAATTTCACAGAAATGAAACAAAAGTATGAGACACATACGTTTTTGACCGGTGTTTTGGTTTTAACATTGACCTCTCCCGCGAGACAACTTACTGATAGCACCGAGTACCCATCCCCAAGTAACAGTACGGGAAGTGACTATATGTATTTACGCTTTTGGCCTCCCGAAACGGGTTTAATCCACTCCACTGGCTAAAAGTTGTTCCTCAAACTACGGGAAATCCCAATCAGGTCGAATGTTCTTCTATATTGATATCGCAACCTTTGGGGGCAATCTCGGGAATATTTCATGTAGGTGCTCCGTAATTTTGTTCAGGCATTGGACAGACAATGTCGCCGGATCCTAGTGTATCTAATCAAGCACGGTGTGCTTCCCATTCATGCAAAAATGTGCATTACTGTGACATCGACCAGGAGCCGTCAAGACATTTGATCCCCAACAGCGTGGGGAAGGCGCTCCTCGACCCCGGCGGCACCCCGGTCTTCGGTCTGACACACGTGTTTTCAAGCAGGAGAACAGCTGTAGAAAAGAGTCAGAGAAAGCATGCCCTCACGTAACTTGATCATTAGGAAGTTTTCAACCAGACCCTCCCCCACCCCCTCATCACCGAGGGTTAATAACGGGCCTACGTTAAACTATCGGCGCTGGGGGCTGGAGTGGGCAAAATGACATGATACGTCGACTTGCGTGATGGCCCCCTTCGCCCAACGCGCAAAACCTCACGTCGAACTGATGGTCTTTATTCGGACGCCTTTTGCCCGAAAATATATATCGGACTCCAGACTAGAGGAAAACGTTGGAAAAGCCCGCGTGGGAAAGGGGATATGCAAAACGTGACAACAAGAACGGAAATTTTCGCTTGAATCACTAAATCGCTCGGGATGACCAAACTTGAACGCTCACGTCGGGGTTTAGACCCAAGGTACCTAGGCTGGATGCGTGGTGTCTTCATACTTCGGCTTAAATTCGGGGCCTTTGCATTTACCGAGGTATGTTGGCGAGGAGAGGAGCATGCAACTGACCCTGGTAAATTTGAATAAACTACCAaggccaggttgttcaaaactacttttgtcactaacgctggtgttaacttaacttggcgttgaGTCTGAGGggttaactgaaggagataacgccaagttaaattAACGCCAGAGTTGGAGACAAAAgttattttgaacaaccgggctcgGAACCAGAATCAGAACCGGAACCGGAATCTTGGTGATTCAGATCGGCCGTAAAAAGAAAAGCTGTATCCTAGCGTGGGTGAACCAAAGGGCAGTCCTATGAGACGCGCGATAGTCACTCAATACTTTATTTGTTTTCCTTTTATTGAATAgcctcttcaaaatgaaatgaataatgaaaactgTATTATCGCCACCAAAAACATTTGCGATGCACCAATACACAAAAAAGCGAAGCACCAATACACAAAAAGCGAAGCACCAATCAAAATTCAATATAAATCGTCCGCGGTCGGGCGGACGATGTCGTTGGGGGTCACATTACGTACATGTAGGGGTTGCGAAACTTGCATACTTGGATTTACAGAATCGTTCTAAATGAGTATATAGACTGGGCAGTGGTTCAAGTGCGAACCAAGCATGATCGAACTTGCGTCCACCCTCCACAGACCGTCCGGATACATATTCTTGTCGTATTTGATCTCAAACAACAGTGGCCAAAAGATGGCAAAATCACCCGTAGCTGAGTGCCTCCCATCCGGCCTCAATCGCACTCACATCTTGCAGCAATGAATGAGATTTGAAGGCACGGACGATGACATTCGGCACATAGGCGCACACTTTCAAGGTACTGCGCAACTCGCCCATCATATAACGATTTGTCTCCACTGACTCCACGCAACGTCCCCAGTATTTTCTCTGTTCGATTAACTCCTCAAGCGCTTTTTTCTGATGGCGATATTCTCTGCGCAGTTCTGTCACGTTGCTGCCATACCCGATACTGTCCAGCTGGTCTTCAATGGATAGTATTTTTTCCGTTCTTTTAATTTCTTCTTTAATCCATTTCTCGCGCTGCTCCGAGTgctctttctgtgcttgagcgaGCATCTCAAAATGCGCCCCTTTGACTTGCATCCCCTTCAAAGTTTCGATGGCGTCACTTGCCTGTCCTCTGCTTAGCTTCGTCTTCAGCGATGACAACAAGTGGTTGAATTCCTTCAACTCCTTTCTACCGAGGGAAAGAGCCGTTTTTCTGCAACGAGAAAACTTCATACAAGGACCATTTCTTAGTAGGAGAAATCAACGCTTGATAAAAGTGGGCGCACCAGTAAATCACTTTTTATGCCAGGCCGGTGATAGATTAGGTTGATTTTGTGTGACAGAACCCTCGCTCCAAACTGTGGTGGGTCAGCTGAGAATCTGAACCCAATAACAAACCTAAGTGTAGGGGACGGAGGCTATTGAATGACTGAGCTCAATACAACACGTCGAATGCTGTCGACGAACTCTAAGAAGAATATCCCAGTGTTCAAACATACCTTTGTGCCTCTTGCCATATCAAGGCGTTTCTGTCGTTAGGGACATTCACAACCAGGTCCCTGACCTCCATCCACCTTTCTCGCACCGTCCGGAGTAGCGTCCGAGTACCTCTGGATTCCAACACACCGGTCTTCACCATGAAGTTTTCCAACATCTTCTTCAATCGGTCAGTTCGTACAAGGGCTGCATCGGTTACTAAAAGCACCTCTTGTAACACCCCATTCAATTTGAACGTAAAAGATGATGCGTCTTTCAAAAATGTAACCTCAGTGTGCAACTCAGAATAAAGAATTTCGCATTCTTTAGCCAAATCTGTGAGTGTGTCTAGTTTCGACTGTTCAGTTAACTTTTTATTCCTTGCTTCAAGTAATGACCGTTGAGCTCTTTCCTTATCACTTCTTGCATCTAACATGTCTTTCCTCGCTCTAGACATCTGATTCTCGCCGCTAACAATGTTACAAATTCCTGCAACCTGGCCTACGACGGGCACAAAAACGTACCACCATTGAAATTCCGCCTTTTTCTCCCCTTCATCCCAATCACGATCAGCGCGCTGATACGTGTCGTCTGCCTGACTCTCTCGCCGTCTGGACGCCTCTTCCTCATTCTCGTGTTGGGTGATATTCTTCTCGCACTTGCCGATTCCTGATTCCAAAGATGGTATCTTTTTCGCAATGTCGTCCCTCTTCTCTTGCATAGATTCCAtctctctttttttctgttcGAACAATTGATTCACGCATTTGGTCATTGTCTCCACAGATTCGTGAAATTTTCCTCCATCTTTCCGGATTGTCTTCACAACTGCAATGGCGTCATTACTACGGCCGTGTTGGATATGGTCACTGAGGCTGGTCAGCATGGAAACCAACTCATCATTTCGTTGCCACGCGGTCACCTCCATCCTGAACAGCGCTGAAACAGCAATTCCGCGTAATAAAAACTCACTGCGTGTGTAATACCGGGAAATCGCAAAACGAAACATTTCAGGAGGGGGTCAGAGGGAATCAATTACTACATCATTAAAGACCGACATTGATGGCGCCGGAACCccaaataggcctactatgtTTACTCAATGGCTACAAGGACAAGTCCGATCGAAAACGAAAGTAGCATTTGTTTGCACTCCGTCCGGGGACACTTGCGACAGCCCATGATCCAAAGGCACGGGCGGCATTcagaaaactacatgtatttattactAGGATATGCAAGCCAAAGAAACAATGAACACTTTCCATCGCGGTAGTAGATTGATTTTTGAGCTGGGCTTCAATGAGAAAGTTAGGTATGATAATGACCTACAGCTATTAAGAGGAGCGACAGAAATGAAACGAAAGTATGAGACACATACGTTTTTGACCGGTGTTTTGGTTTTAACATTGAGCTCTCCCGCGAGACAACTTACTGATAGCACCGAGTACCCATCCCCAAGTAACAGTACGGAAAATGTCGACGGGAAGTGACTATACTTACGCTTTTGGCCTCCCGAAACGGGTTTAATCCACTCCACTGGCTAAAAGTTGTTCCTCAAACTACGGGAAATCCCAATCAGGTCGAATGTTCTTCTATATTGATATCGCAACCTTTGGGGGCAATCTCGGGAATATTTCATGTAGGTGCACCGTAATTTTGTTCAGGCATTGGACAGACAATGTCGCCGGATCCTAGTGTATCTAATTAAGCACGGTGTGCTTCCCATTCATGCAATAATGTGCATTACTGTGACATCGGCCAGGAGCCGTCAAGACTTTTGTGAAAGTTGCCCTCAACTCGAATACTTCACTTCGATTAGTCATACACAGAGCAGAGAAGTGCTGTCATCATGCAAGAGGCTAGAGACAGATTTAAAGAGAGGGTAATCAAGAACAGTCATACATAGAGCAGAGAAGTTTTGCCATCATGCAACAGACCTGATGAGTCTAACCAGTTCATCTAGAGATTCCTGGTTATACAGTAGTCGACTTGAAAACTGTTAAATGGAGAAACAATCAAGTAAGATTGCCGCAGCTGAATTGGTTAGGGAGGTTGTAACAAGGAGAGAACGGCCTCTTTCGGAGTTAAGGTCAAGGTTGTGTCTTGGATACTGCAAACCAGTGTCCAATACCTTACCATGCCTCGGGAATTTTGACTGCCTCCATGTCAATGATGTGGTCTTCCTCAAAGTGTCCCAATCGATCACTGGAACGATGCAGATTCCTCGACAATGGCACGACTGGAGATGCCTCCTGTCGTGGTTGTGACAGTTATTACATATCATTTTGACAACAATCAATTTAATATGTCACAGGTGGTCAGTTTCTCTGCAAATTAATGGGAATCCGCCGTTGAAATATATCCCCACTTTTCCTTTGAGTGTCTGGACAATGAAGCAACCAAGATAATGTATAGCATATCTTTTATTCAAATCTTCACGGTGGCTAAAGATATCGGTTTGCCTATGAAAAATACATGCTAACATGGAGAGGAAATtatgacacaaaagaaacatacagaAGATTCGTTCATTTTGAGGGACGCAAGGCCCGCATCTATCATTTTCATCCGattgtaatgggagggccttgtttctattgtgttacaaaggtaaaccaataccttgaCCCACCATGAGGGCAGTGAATTCACTGAGACCAACAGGCGGCATAAATTCCTGATATGCCTAAGTATTATAACAGCTCTGTTTCAAGAACACAGAGGTAGGGGATTATTAAACGTTTTATAGACATTCCAAAAGTCTAATTTGTCCGGGTCACATAGTCCCTCAAGCATTTGCAGAAAGTTGCTTTCCAGTAAACTATCCATCTGTGTTGTTGGTTGTTAATAACTCCTTCCAAACATGGTATAGTACTGAGGCTTCTTCTTGCAGTCGGGATGGACACACTTCATGTTGTCCTTGATCTCGCCAGGCTGCTTGAACGGTATACACAGTGACTTGGCACCCATGGCTGGAGCTCCTTCTTCAACCACGACGTCCCTGGAGAAGAAATCATAGGAGAATGGTATGAAATGCAACAGATGCAAGAGCGAAATCATCAACCCAGCTTGCCTATTAGTGTCCATGGCTGTGTTATCAAAGTTAGCACCAGATTAAACGCCGCGGCAAGATTTACTGTTTGTTGTGACTTGCTTTTGTGGAGCCGGTCTTTAGTTTTGACTAGTTTGCATCCTCCAACTGCAATTGTGAAGTTAAAATCCCACAAAGTCGCACTGTGGCTGCTCATGTGGTGGGGTTCTAGACAACTGTCTCACATGCAAACTTCCACCCTTTGGCAGTAATGCTGCTCGAGAAAAAAGGAAGGGGTTTATGCCACTCAAAGCCAGCAGGCCTGAAATTGGACCAGACCCGTCAACCAAAGACAAAGCGGTCCAATTGATGTAAGATATTGTAGCGGTTTCCAGGGTGGCCCTCCCAGCTTACAGCCTAGGTGTGCAAACatattatgatatcaaattacaaaacgCTGAAAATGTCAGTTTATCTTTAAAGGTGATGTTTGCCTGTACTTCAGCCAATGAGGAGAAATacctcaggggtttgtgtgcagggctgaACAACCCATCATCAACcaatgatttcctcaggatgccccTTAAGGGAAACCCTTCCCAATCACTTACTTGGCACTGTCCTTCTTGATCTTCTCCTCACAAGGGACGTCGCCACAGAACGGCGCCATTATGATCTTCTTGTTCTCGAGGGAATCGCAGAAATCATCCCACGTGTGCGAGACGACGAGGTGATCATCCAAGTCCTTCTTGGCTCTGTAAAGAAATGAAGTGCAATATTGAGAGCACTGTCTTACAAGGGAACGAAAACAAAGACAAGGAAAAAGCTCTTGGAACCCGACTCTTTGCAGAGGGTCGTGACGATGATGTACAAAGGCGGTCTGGCACAGCTTGGCCTCAACTCATGGCTTCTTGATGCTGCCTAATCTGCACAGATACCAGAAGTCTCCTTTTGATCAGACCTTCTTGATTGATGTTAAGTGTTTCAACACCGTCCGACAAGATTTGTGTCCTTGATTATTGGTGGAGTGCTCCGACTGGGAATAAGATTATAATTTACTGTCGCATGAAGTACTCACTTAGTGTACATGTTGGCTTGGATTGTCTCCAGAAGATCGTTGACCTTCTTCACACAGCCATCACGACTGATAGTCAGCTTTTCAGCTGTGTCTCGTCGCACAGCAACGAATTGGTTATTCTTGATATCACGTGGTCCCAACTCGATCCTAAGTGGGACACCCTAATAAACAAACAAGATGATTATTAGTTGTGGCTGTGCAGTAGATGAAAcagttaataataataataataaattgttatttgtaaagcgcctgtatcacttgaaaGAAATGTTCACCTGCGCTGGTGAGCTCTattgaaaagaagggtcttgagttctttgcgaaaggttgagacatccgat
Above is a window of Lineus longissimus chromosome 3, tnLinLong1.2, whole genome shotgun sequence DNA encoding:
- the LOC135485027 gene encoding uncharacterized protein LOC135485027 encodes the protein MEVTAWQRNDELVSMLTSLSDHIQHGRSNDAIAVVMTIRKDGGKFHESVETMTKCVNQLFEQKKREMESKQEKRNDIAKKIPSLKSGIGKCEKNITQHENEEEASRRRESQADDTFQRAERDFREVKTPEYQWWYVFADHIWQDAWRSYDNQKSRARKEMSDAQSDKERAQRSLLEARNKKLTEQSKLDTLTDLAKECEILYSELHTEVTFLKDASSFTFKLNGVLQEVLLATDAALVRTDRLKMLLENFMVKSGVLECRGTRTLLQTVRERWIEVRDLVVNVPNDRNALIWQEAQRKTALSLGRKELKEFNHLLSSLKTKLREGQASDAIETLTGMQVKGVHFDMLAQAQKEHLEQREKWIKEEMKRTEKILSIEDQLDSIGYGSNVPNGIVRAFKSHSLLQDVSAIEAGWEALSYG
- the LOC135485028 gene encoding uncharacterized protein LOC135485028; translation: MEVTAWQRNDELVSMLTSLSDHIQHGRSNDAIAVVKTIRKDGGKFHESVETMTKCVNQLFEQKKREMESMQEKRDDIAKKIPSLESGIGKCEKNITQHENEEEASRRRESQADDTYQRADRDWDEGEKKAEFQWWYVFVPVVGQVAGICNIVSGENQMSRARKDMLDARSDKERAQRSLLEARNKKLTEQSKLDTLTDLAKECEILYSELHTEVTFLKDASSFTFKLNGVLQEVLLVTDAALVRTDRLKKMLENFMVKTGVLESRGTRTLLRTVRERWMEVRDLVVNVPNDRNALIWQEAQRKTALSLGRKELKEFNHLLSSLKTKLSRGQASDAIETLKGMQVKGAHFEMLAQAQKEHSEQREKWIKEEIKRTEKILSIEDQLDSIGYGSNVTELRREYRHQKKALEELIEQRKYWGRCVESVETNRYMMGELRSTLKVCAYVPNVIVRAFKSHSLLQDVSAIEAGWEALSYG